One part of the Olleya sp. YS genome encodes these proteins:
- a CDS encoding S41 family peptidase codes for MSKTKTYFPLIIGVAIAAGIFIGGKLNFGDTSDRLFTSNSKKDKLNRLIDYIDYEYVEEVNTDSIVDVTVNGILDKLDPHSVYIPKEDMQKVSENMKGNFVGIGINFYTYRDTITVIKTIENGPSAKAGIIGGDRIISANGESLLGETVNNDTLVDKLRGERYSELILKVFRRGEPKLLTFNVTRDEVPIKSVDAAYMLTDNLGYIKINRFAESTFKEFKKALKKLKANGATSLALDLRGNPGGFLEVASKIVDEFLEDDKLIVYTRNKKGKEERSYATRRGDFENGHVYVMIDENSASASEIIAGALQDNDKGTIVGRRSYGKGLVQREMKLGDGSAVRLTVSKYYTPTGRSIQRSYDNGNRDYYDDIADRLNRGELLDEKKIEVADSLKFTTPKGKIVYGGGGIIPDVFVPYDTQMQNETLTFLERRGFLNNFIFEELEKNRNDYNSMSREDFFENFIISDEIVKSLEAYLKLKTRSNIVFVAYKDEVKHYLKATLGEQLFGFGAYYKILNKHDIMIDKVIALSQMSNN; via the coding sequence ATGTCAAAAACCAAAACATATTTTCCATTAATTATAGGTGTTGCTATAGCAGCAGGCATCTTTATTGGCGGAAAGCTAAATTTTGGTGATACCTCAGACCGATTATTTACATCTAATAGTAAAAAAGACAAACTAAATAGACTTATTGATTATATAGATTACGAATATGTTGAGGAAGTAAATACGGATAGTATTGTTGACGTAACAGTCAATGGTATTTTAGATAAATTAGATCCACATTCCGTATATATTCCAAAAGAAGATATGCAAAAAGTGTCTGAAAACATGAAAGGTAATTTTGTTGGCATTGGAATAAATTTTTACACTTATAGAGACACGATTACTGTTATAAAAACTATTGAAAACGGTCCCAGTGCCAAAGCAGGAATAATAGGAGGTGATCGAATAATTTCTGCTAACGGAGAATCTTTGCTAGGTGAAACTGTCAATAACGATACGCTTGTAGATAAATTAAGAGGCGAAAGATATTCCGAACTAATCTTAAAAGTATTTAGAAGAGGAGAGCCAAAGTTACTCACATTTAATGTCACTAGAGATGAAGTGCCTATTAAAAGCGTAGATGCTGCCTATATGCTAACGGATAATTTAGGCTACATAAAGATTAATCGTTTTGCAGAAAGTACGTTTAAAGAATTTAAAAAAGCACTTAAAAAATTAAAAGCTAATGGAGCAACAAGTCTGGCTTTAGACTTAAGAGGAAATCCAGGTGGTTTTCTTGAAGTGGCATCCAAAATTGTTGACGAGTTTTTAGAGGATGATAAACTTATAGTTTATACCAGAAATAAAAAAGGAAAAGAAGAACGTAGTTATGCTACTAGAAGGGGAGACTTTGAAAATGGTCATGTTTACGTTATGATTGACGAAAATTCTGCATCTGCTTCCGAGATTATTGCAGGAGCGCTACAAGATAATGATAAAGGGACTATCGTAGGCAGACGATCTTACGGTAAAGGCTTAGTGCAACGCGAAATGAAATTAGGAGATGGAAGTGCAGTTAGATTAACAGTCTCTAAGTATTATACTCCTACAGGACGCTCTATACAACGCTCATACGATAACGGAAACAGAGATTATTACGATGATATTGCAGACCGATTAAATAGAGGTGAGTTGTTGGATGAAAAGAAAATAGAAGTTGCAGATTCATTAAAATTTACAACGCCAAAAGGTAAAATTGTTTATGGTGGTGGTGGAATTATACCAGATGTATTTGTTCCATATGATACACAAATGCAAAACGAGACGTTGACTTTTTTAGAAAGAAGAGGTTTTTTAAATAATTTCATTTTTGAAGAATTAGAAAAAAACCGTAACGATTACAACTCTATGTCTAGAGAAGACTTTTTTGAAAACTTTATCATAAGCGATGAGATTGTAAAATCATTAGAAGCCTACTTAAAATTAAAAACGCGATCTAATATTGTGTTTGTTGCTTATAAAGATGAAGTAAAGCATTATTTAAAAGCAACACTTGGAGAGCAATTGTTTGGTTTTGGAGCCTACTATAAAATTTTAAACAAGCACGACATTATGATTGATAAAGTCATTGCTTTAAGTCAGATGTCAAACAACTAA
- a CDS encoding FAD-dependent oxidoreductase, whose product MQFDTLIIGGGAAGLSCALVLGSGLSKPYAESKRVGIVIHQKTSHLQSALFNNVLGLLPGTLGKDVLENGKKQLNNLYPKVVQIDKEKVREIVDTTSNFKVITNKNTYTAKRLVIAIGYTNLINIKGLENYIKPHPRAAIEKDRVWLENTNHLVKENLFVAGTLAGWRSQYAIASGSGAHVATDILTIWNNGKHTKVHDKI is encoded by the coding sequence ATGCAGTTTGATACTTTAATTATTGGTGGTGGTGCTGCAGGTTTATCTTGCGCTTTAGTATTAGGATCTGGATTAAGCAAACCTTATGCTGAAAGTAAACGTGTTGGTATTGTTATTCACCAAAAAACATCTCATTTACAAAGCGCTTTATTTAATAATGTTTTAGGGCTACTACCTGGCACTTTAGGCAAAGATGTATTGGAAAATGGAAAAAAACAGTTGAATAATCTTTACCCAAAAGTCGTACAAATTGACAAAGAAAAAGTTAGAGAGATTGTAGATACAACTTCTAATTTTAAAGTCATTACAAATAAAAACACATACACTGCAAAACGATTAGTCATTGCAATTGGTTACACTAACCTAATTAACATTAAAGGTTTAGAAAATTATATTAAACCGCATCCTAGAGCAGCAATAGAAAAAGACAGAGTCTGGTTAGAAAACACTAACCACTTAGTTAAAGAAAATTTATTTGTTGCAGGTACATTAGCTGGTTGGAGAAGTCAATATGCTATAGCATCTGGAAGTGGTGCACATGTGGCTACAGACATTTTGACCATTTGGAATAACGGTAAGCACACCAAAGTGCATGACAAAATTTAG
- a CDS encoding MarC family protein, translating to MPIDFKEIFTVFMVLFAVIDIVGNIPIIIDLRKKVGHIQSEKASIIAGIILISFLFLGKSILNLIGINVSSFAVAGSFILFFIALEMILGITLYREDDTNPITASVFPLAFPLIAGPGSLTTLLSLRAEYDIKNIIIAVILNVIVIYIVLKTSRRIERLIGQNGINIVRKVFGVILLAIAVKLFTDNIKILLA from the coding sequence ATGCCTATAGATTTTAAAGAAATTTTTACTGTTTTTATGGTGCTTTTTGCAGTTATTGATATTGTAGGTAATATTCCAATTATTATTGATTTGCGAAAAAAAGTAGGGCATATTCAAAGTGAAAAGGCGTCAATTATTGCTGGAATTATTTTAATTTCATTTTTATTTTTAGGAAAAAGTATACTAAACCTTATTGGCATTAACGTAAGTTCTTTTGCGGTTGCTGGATCATTTATTTTATTTTTTATTGCTTTAGAAATGATTTTAGGAATAACGTTATACAGAGAAGATGACACTAACCCAATTACAGCGTCTGTTTTTCCGTTAGCGTTTCCATTAATTGCAGGACCAGGAAGTTTAACAACCTTGTTATCATTACGCGCAGAATATGATATTAAAAACATAATAATAGCAGTAATACTTAACGTTATTGTCATTTATATAGTGTTAAAAACATCAAGACGTATAGAACGCTTAATTGGGCAAAACGGTATTAACATAGTTAGAAAAGTATTTGGCGTAATTTTATTAGCAATTGCAGTCAAGTTATTTACCGATAACATCAAAATATTGTTAGCCTAA
- a CDS encoding DUF3109 family protein — MFQLGKTIVSEDIIEKDFVCNLSACKGACCIDGDAGAPLTEEEATILKDIYPKVKPFLREEGIAAIEAQGTSIVTDFEEIETPLINGADCAYVIFDDKKTALCGIEEAYNQGEVQWKKPVSCHLYPIRVKDYSEFSAVNYDKWEICDDACTLGKELQVPVYKFVKEALIRKFGDDWYTELEKVAKKMSR; from the coding sequence ATGTTTCAATTGGGTAAAACCATAGTGTCTGAAGACATTATAGAAAAAGATTTTGTATGTAATTTATCTGCATGTAAAGGTGCATGTTGTATAGATGGTGATGCAGGTGCACCACTAACTGAAGAAGAAGCAACTATTTTAAAAGATATTTACCCAAAAGTAAAACCTTTTTTGCGTGAAGAAGGTATTGCAGCTATTGAAGCTCAAGGGACATCTATTGTTACTGATTTTGAAGAGATTGAGACTCCTTTAATCAATGGTGCAGATTGCGCATATGTTATTTTTGATGATAAAAAAACTGCACTTTGCGGTATAGAGGAAGCATATAACCAAGGAGAAGTACAATGGAAAAAACCAGTGTCTTGTCACCTATATCCTATAAGAGTTAAGGATTATTCAGAATTTTCTGCTGTAAATTATGATAAATGGGAAATCTGTGATGATGCTTGTACGTTAGGTAAAGAATTACAAGTGCCAGTCTACAAATTTGTAAAGGAAGCGTTAATTAGAAAATTTGGAGACGATTGGTATACCGAATTAGAAAAAGTTGCAAAAAAGATGTCAAGATAA
- a CDS encoding tetratricopeptide repeat protein, whose product MKLYILPLNTIALKLITLLICCSLGSTTLAQNNTNFSKIADSLILINYTTYSELDNAIKRDKYDTLNMRLLEQKSIEQNYVPGQIFANIMLGNQYRNKSLFEKSENLLNKALTLSRDNNLVDYEIVSLNMLGVIYRRQAIVREALDYHQEALRLAESQSNINDAYLKSIAVSHNSMGNIYLLLKEYDLALDQFNKSLEIEKKANNKLGLAINYNNIGIIYEAKDSLDLALKNYKISLDYNNQIDSKTGKVISNNSIGTIYLKQNKPDLALQTIIPTVALAEELQDQFYIAWAYINLGWAQNELNQLQNAKNNLEKGLKAAENYNLQSMEIEAKHQLSKLYEKLGNTNKALQYYKEATILDNEITGENNSQYVNTLRMRYESEKKNNQILELAKDKELLKVSLENGKKTAILILLGLLAIAIAAFAFYRQRRLKSEKKILTLEQDMLRNQMNPHFIFNSLNSIKLYIINNEKENAVYYLNKFSKLIRKILIASTEKEITLKDELETMDLYINIENIRFSNQINYNITVEDAVDIENIKIPSLVLQPFLENALWHGLSAKEGDKFISLKVSKTERNFITISITDNGIGREASNKIKQEKLMKQKSLGIEITKQRLENFSKNYTENYSMIINDLYEGHKATGTCVILKLPIIPVVKLKTA is encoded by the coding sequence ATGAAATTGTACATTCTCCCATTAAATACAATAGCATTAAAACTAATAACCCTCTTAATTTGTTGTTCATTAGGCTCAACTACATTAGCTCAAAATAACACCAATTTTTCTAAAATTGCTGATAGTTTAATATTAATTAATTACACTACCTACTCAGAATTAGATAACGCTATAAAACGTGATAAATATGATACGTTAAACATGCGACTGTTAGAGCAAAAAAGTATAGAACAAAATTATGTCCCAGGACAAATTTTTGCCAACATAATGCTAGGAAATCAATACAGAAACAAATCGTTGTTCGAAAAATCCGAAAATCTATTAAATAAAGCCTTAACCTTATCTAGAGATAATAATTTGGTAGATTATGAGATTGTTTCATTAAACATGTTAGGGGTTATTTATCGTAGGCAAGCTATTGTTAGAGAGGCATTAGACTATCATCAAGAAGCATTACGGTTAGCAGAATCACAATCCAATATTAACGATGCTTACTTAAAAAGCATTGCAGTATCCCACAACAGTATGGGAAATATTTACCTATTACTTAAAGAATATGATTTAGCATTAGACCAATTTAATAAGTCGTTAGAAATAGAAAAAAAAGCAAACAACAAATTAGGCTTAGCTATTAATTATAATAATATTGGCATTATCTACGAAGCTAAAGACAGCCTTGATCTTGCTTTAAAGAATTACAAAATTTCTTTAGATTATAATAATCAAATAGATTCTAAAACGGGAAAAGTTATTAGTAACAATAGTATAGGGACTATCTATCTTAAACAAAATAAACCAGATTTAGCTTTACAAACTATTATACCAACTGTTGCTTTAGCAGAAGAATTACAGGATCAGTTCTATATAGCTTGGGCTTATATTAACTTGGGTTGGGCACAAAATGAATTAAACCAATTACAAAATGCCAAAAACAACCTAGAAAAAGGACTAAAAGCTGCTGAAAACTATAATTTACAGTCCATGGAAATTGAAGCTAAGCATCAATTGTCAAAACTTTACGAAAAATTAGGCAATACTAATAAAGCCTTACAGTATTATAAAGAAGCTACTATTCTGGATAACGAAATTACAGGCGAAAACAACTCGCAATACGTTAATACATTGAGAATGCGCTATGAATCTGAGAAAAAAAACAATCAGATTTTAGAACTTGCTAAAGACAAAGAATTATTAAAAGTTAGCCTTGAAAATGGTAAAAAAACTGCTATTCTAATACTATTAGGGCTTTTAGCAATAGCTATTGCTGCATTTGCTTTTTACAGACAAAGACGATTAAAAAGTGAAAAAAAGATTTTAACCTTAGAACAAGACATGCTTCGTAATCAAATGAATCCTCACTTTATTTTCAACTCTTTAAACTCTATAAAACTCTATATTATCAATAACGAGAAAGAAAATGCAGTTTACTATCTAAACAAATTTTCTAAACTAATAAGAAAGATTTTAATTGCTTCTACCGAAAAAGAAATTACGTTAAAAGACGAGTTAGAAACCATGGATCTATATATTAATATCGAAAATATTAGATTTTCTAACCAGATAAATTACAACATAACTGTTGAGGATGCAGTAGATATTGAAAATATTAAAATACCATCCTTAGTACTTCAACCATTTCTTGAAAATGCCCTTTGGCATGGACTTTCAGCAAAAGAAGGCGATAAATTTATAAGCCTAAAAGTATCCAAAACCGAGCGAAATTTTATAACCATTAGCATCACAGATAATGGTATAGGAAGAGAGGCTTCTAATAAAATTAAACAAGAAAAGTTGATGAAGCAAAAATCATTAGGAATAGAAATAACCAAACAACGATTAGAAAATTTCTCTAAAAACTATACAGAAAATTATAGTATGATTATAAATGATTTATATGAAGGACATAAAGCTACAGGAACATGTGTGATTTTAAAATTACCAATAATACCTGTAGTTAAGCTTAAAACCGCTTAG
- a CDS encoding LytTR family DNA-binding domain-containing protein, with the protein MLKAVIVDDELKAIQGLKWELSNFSDDVLVIDTFSDPELALKYLETNPTDCLFLDIQMPRMDGFQFLEKLNSKDIAVVITTAYDEYAIKALKNEAIDYLLKPIDSDDLAESIKKIKRFKKRHIDSDKIEDILINFTANNNKKKITINTDGKLLFLNIEDILFVESDGNYSTIFMSDKQKILVTKKLKEVNALLPEQSFFRIHNSFIINLSKIKEYIKNEGYVIMESNHKIPVARQRKSEFLEKF; encoded by the coding sequence ATGTTAAAAGCTGTTATTGTAGATGATGAACTTAAAGCTATTCAAGGTTTAAAATGGGAATTATCAAATTTTAGTGATGATGTCTTGGTAATTGACACCTTCTCTGATCCAGAATTAGCATTGAAGTATTTAGAAACTAATCCAACAGATTGTTTGTTTTTAGATATACAAATGCCCAGAATGGATGGATTTCAGTTTTTAGAAAAATTAAATAGTAAAGATATTGCTGTTGTGATTACCACTGCATATGACGAATATGCAATCAAAGCCTTAAAAAACGAAGCTATAGATTATTTATTAAAACCAATTGATAGTGATGATTTAGCCGAAAGCATAAAAAAAATTAAACGCTTTAAAAAAAGACATATAGATTCGGATAAAATTGAAGACATTTTAATAAATTTTACTGCCAATAATAACAAAAAGAAAATCACCATAAATACAGATGGTAAGTTATTATTTTTAAATATTGAAGATATTCTTTTTGTGGAATCTGATGGTAATTATAGCACCATTTTCATGTCAGATAAACAAAAGATTTTAGTAACAAAAAAACTAAAAGAAGTTAATGCATTGCTGCCTGAACAGTCTTTTTTTAGGATACACAACTCGTTTATAATCAACCTTAGTAAAATTAAAGAATATATTAAAAATGAAGGTTATGTTATTATGGAATCCAACCACAAAATTCCAGTTGCCAGACAACGCAAGTCTGAATTTTTAGAAAAATTTTAA
- a CDS encoding ribonucleotide-diphosphate reductase subunit beta — protein sequence MEITHIIKRDYETSPFIINKISNAIEKAMISVGNGTKEDAASISLNVLDALLDRKEKDSRYVPTVEQVQDLVEEKLMLSAFPNVAKAYILYRDEQARNRKTNIFEKRINFKPFEYPQLYEYVNAIRHSYWIHTEFNYTSDIQDFKTGLNEVERSAIKNAMLAISQIEVAVKTFWGDVYHKMPKPEIGAVGSTFSESEVRHHDAYSHLLEVLGLNDEFKELKKKPVMMERVHYLETALKNSKSDNNQDYAESIVLFSLFIEHVSLFSQFLIIMAFNKHKNVLKGISNVVEATSKEEQIHGDFGIDVIKILRNENPDWFDEDYKTTTTEMCKQAFKAESKIVDWIFEKGELDFLPKKVINEFLKDRFNKSLVAIGLEKVFETDEALLKETEWFDDEIIGTKHGDFFVKRSIAYTKKSKSITHADLF from the coding sequence ATGGAAATTACGCACATTATTAAACGAGATTACGAAACTAGCCCATTTATTATAAATAAAATTTCCAATGCTATTGAAAAAGCAATGATTTCTGTGGGTAATGGTACTAAAGAGGATGCTGCATCAATTTCTTTAAATGTATTAGATGCGTTATTAGACCGAAAAGAAAAAGATAGTAGATATGTGCCAACTGTAGAACAAGTACAAGATCTTGTAGAAGAAAAGTTGATGTTAAGTGCATTTCCAAACGTAGCAAAAGCCTATATTTTATATAGAGATGAACAAGCTAGAAATAGAAAAACAAACATTTTTGAAAAACGTATAAATTTTAAGCCTTTTGAGTATCCACAATTATATGAATATGTAAATGCTATAAGACATTCATACTGGATTCATACAGAGTTTAATTATACAAGTGATATTCAAGATTTTAAAACAGGTTTAAATGAAGTAGAGCGTAGCGCTATTAAAAATGCAATGCTAGCTATTTCACAAATTGAAGTCGCAGTAAAAACATTTTGGGGAGACGTTTACCACAAAATGCCAAAGCCAGAAATTGGTGCTGTAGGTTCTACTTTCTCAGAAAGTGAAGTAAGACATCATGACGCTTATTCACATTTACTAGAAGTATTAGGACTTAATGATGAATTTAAAGAGTTGAAGAAAAAACCAGTAATGATGGAACGTGTTCATTACTTAGAAACTGCTCTTAAAAATTCTAAAAGTGATAATAATCAAGATTATGCCGAGTCTATTGTTTTATTCTCTTTGTTTATAGAACACGTATCGTTATTCTCACAGTTTTTAATCATTATGGCATTTAATAAGCATAAAAATGTATTAAAAGGAATTTCTAATGTCGTAGAAGCAACCTCTAAAGAAGAGCAAATACATGGCGATTTTGGTATAGACGTCATTAAAATATTAAGAAACGAGAATCCAGACTGGTTTGATGAAGATTACAAGACCACTACAACCGAAATGTGTAAGCAAGCATTTAAAGCAGAAAGCAAAATTGTAGATTGGATTTTTGAAAAAGGCGAATTAGATTTCTTACCAAAAAAAGTCATTAACGAATTTTTAAAAGATCGCTTTAATAAATCATTAGTAGCAATTGGTTTAGAAAAAGTGTTTGAAACTGATGAAGCACTATTAAAAGAAACCGAATGGTTTGATGATGAAATTATCGGAACAAAACATGGCGACTTCTTTGTAAAAAGATCCATTGCATACACCAAAAAAAGTAAAAGTATAACTCACGCAGACCTATTTTAA
- a CDS encoding ribonucleoside-diphosphate reductase subunit alpha, whose amino-acid sequence MIQKTLTNATKTDEKTDLVEARKKTLQTQSEIGQQPEIEWLTENSRKFLESGYLTDGVTPEQRIREIAENAEHILKIEGYADKFYKYMAAGYYSLASPVWSNFGKKRGLPISCFGSHVADDMGDILFTQSEVGMMSKLGGGTSGYFGKLRHRGAPVKNNGKSSGSVHIMQLFEKMVDVVSQGSVRRGRFSPYLPIDHQDIGEFLQIGTEGNPIQELTHGVTVSNQWMEEMRDGDVAKREIWAKVLQSRSEIGYPYILFRDNANNNAADVYKDKNMEIYASNLCTEIMLPSNDNWSFVCCLSSINLLHYDKWKNTDAVEVLTFFLDAVMEEFITKLDVYRESEDRDNQLTFRFMEKAYNFAKENRALGLGALGWHSLLQSKMLPFDSKEAFDLNYEIFKSIKEQSYKASEKLAELYGEPEVLKGYGRRNATLNAIAPTTSSAFILGQVSQGIEPIWSNIYVKDIAKIKTTIKNSFLEKLLEDKGKNTTEVWRSIRDMDGSVQHLDFLTEHEKNVFKTYPEIDQLDVVYQAASRQNFIDQGQSINVMVHPDMPTKDLNNIYMTAWQMGVKSMYYQHSMNAAQKFKQKKECTSCEG is encoded by the coding sequence ATGATCCAAAAAACCCTTACCAATGCAACTAAGACTGATGAAAAAACAGACTTAGTTGAAGCAAGAAAAAAAACATTACAAACCCAAAGTGAGATAGGTCAACAACCAGAAATTGAATGGTTAACAGAAAATAGTCGTAAGTTTTTAGAATCAGGCTACTTAACAGATGGTGTTACACCAGAACAACGTATTAGAGAAATTGCCGAAAACGCTGAGCATATTTTAAAAATTGAAGGCTATGCCGATAAGTTTTACAAATATATGGCTGCTGGATATTACTCTTTAGCATCACCAGTATGGTCTAACTTCGGGAAAAAGAGAGGATTACCTATAAGCTGTTTTGGATCCCATGTAGCTGACGATATGGGAGATATTTTATTTACCCAGTCTGAAGTGGGTATGATGTCTAAATTAGGTGGTGGTACTTCAGGATACTTTGGTAAGTTACGTCACAGAGGTGCGCCAGTAAAAAACAATGGTAAATCTTCAGGATCAGTACATATTATGCAATTATTTGAAAAAATGGTTGATGTAGTAAGTCAAGGTTCTGTAAGACGTGGTCGTTTTTCACCTTACTTACCTATAGACCATCAAGATATTGGTGAGTTTTTACAAATTGGTACCGAAGGTAATCCAATACAAGAGTTAACGCATGGTGTTACAGTTAGTAACCAATGGATGGAAGAGATGCGAGATGGTGATGTTGCAAAACGCGAAATTTGGGCTAAAGTATTACAATCTCGCTCAGAGATTGGATATCCATATATTTTATTTAGAGACAATGCAAATAACAATGCAGCAGATGTCTATAAAGATAAAAATATGGAGATTTACGCAAGTAATTTGTGTACCGAAATCATGTTGCCATCTAACGATAATTGGTCTTTTGTTTGCTGTTTATCTTCAATAAACTTATTACATTATGATAAGTGGAAAAATACAGATGCTGTAGAGGTACTGACTTTTTTCTTAGATGCGGTAATGGAAGAGTTTATTACTAAGTTAGACGTATACAGAGAGTCAGAAGATCGTGACAATCAATTGACGTTTAGATTTATGGAAAAAGCGTATAACTTTGCTAAAGAAAACAGAGCATTAGGTTTAGGTGCTTTAGGATGGCACTCATTATTACAGTCTAAAATGTTACCTTTTGACAGTAAAGAAGCGTTTGATTTAAATTACGAAATTTTCAAATCTATAAAAGAGCAATCTTATAAAGCATCAGAAAAATTAGCTGAACTTTATGGAGAGCCAGAAGTATTAAAAGGTTACGGAAGACGTAATGCAACACTTAACGCCATTGCGCCAACAACCTCTTCTGCTTTTATTTTAGGTCAAGTATCTCAAGGTATAGAGCCAATTTGGTCTAATATTTATGTAAAAGATATTGCTAAGATAAAAACGACTATTAAGAACAGTTTCTTAGAAAAGTTATTAGAAGACAAAGGAAAAAATACTACAGAAGTTTGGAGAAGTATTAGAGATATGGACGGTTCGGTTCAGCATTTAGACTTCTTAACAGAGCATGAAAAAAATGTATTTAAAACCTATCCAGAAATCGATCAATTAGATGTTGTGTATCAGGCAGCTAGCCGACAAAACTTTATTGATCAAGGTCAATCTATTAATGTGATGGTGCATCCAGATATGCCAACCAAAGATTTAAATAATATCTATATGACCGCTTGGCAAATGGGTGTTAAGTCTATGTATTACCAACACAGTATGAACGCTGCGCAAAAGTTTAAGCAGAAAAAAGAATGTACTAGTTGCGAAGGATAA
- a CDS encoding zinc ribbon domain-containing protein, with the protein MEVPEISTSQIECNHCDTPINEDISFCPECGYPVQGDEQDVAKFYAKRVINKRKTSDAKRKIKSARNILYVIAGFIMLFGIFMYFKDGDFPVLVVNIVIGGIYIFLGSWSEQRPLVALLLGLLLYLTTVVISAIAEPATLVSGIIWKVLIIAYLGKGIYSASSLNKAM; encoded by the coding sequence ATGGAGGTTCCAGAAATTAGTACAAGCCAAATAGAATGTAATCATTGCGATACGCCTATAAATGAAGATATTTCGTTTTGTCCAGAATGTGGTTATCCCGTTCAAGGTGATGAGCAAGATGTTGCTAAGTTCTATGCTAAGCGAGTGATTAATAAAAGAAAAACAAGTGATGCTAAACGAAAAATAAAATCGGCAAGAAACATACTATATGTCATTGCTGGATTTATAATGCTTTTTGGTATTTTTATGTATTTTAAAGATGGCGATTTCCCAGTATTAGTTGTTAACATTGTTATTGGAGGTATTTATATTTTCTTAGGGTCATGGTCGGAGCAAAGACCTTTGGTGGCTTTGCTATTGGGACTATTACTTTATCTAACAACTGTCGTTATTTCTGCTATTGCAGAACCAGCAACACTAGTTAGCGGTATTATCTGGAAAGTTTTAATAATTGCTTACTTAGGTAAAGGGATATATTCCGCTTCCTCTCTAAATAAAGCTATGTAA
- a CDS encoding type II CAAX endopeptidase family protein, translating into MAVSCKHCNTNFDTEVKFCSQCGHSIVKVVNTKKIQSLNVIISFYVVMLVFIALVYYIDTAFPFNFKADLGIEISFAIIVLAFAFLDIKPILKLYTFKTVNLKLIGFAIITPIITSVLVYFTITFIEYLMSVEETANYFESYLYLEYPLFWSIIFIAIMPPIIEELAFRGVLFNKLKEVTNSRLTIIATAFLFALIHFSILSFFWIFPFGLLLGYLRDRYSTLWLGMIIHFLHNFIVLMLDYFNFYSV; encoded by the coding sequence ATGGCAGTTTCATGTAAGCATTGTAATACTAATTTTGACACAGAAGTAAAATTCTGCTCGCAATGTGGGCATTCCATTGTTAAAGTAGTCAATACAAAAAAAATACAAAGCTTAAATGTTATAATTAGTTTTTATGTGGTCATGCTAGTTTTTATAGCTTTGGTGTATTACATTGATACTGCATTCCCGTTTAATTTTAAGGCAGATTTAGGTATTGAAATAAGCTTTGCCATAATAGTTTTAGCTTTTGCATTTTTAGATATAAAACCTATTTTAAAATTATACACATTTAAAACCGTTAATTTAAAACTCATCGGTTTTGCCATTATTACACCCATTATAACCAGTGTATTGGTGTATTTTACAATTACTTTTATTGAATATTTAATGTCTGTTGAAGAAACAGCAAATTATTTTGAATCCTATTTATACTTAGAATACCCTTTGTTTTGGTCTATAATATTTATAGCGATAATGCCACCTATTATTGAAGAGTTAGCGTTTAGAGGCGTGCTTTTTAACAAATTAAAGGAGGTAACAAATAGTAGGTTAACTATTATTGCTACTGCATTTTTGTTTGCCTTAATCCACTTTTCTATATTATCATTTTTTTGGATATTCCCATTTGGTTTATTATTAGGTTATTTAAGAGATAGATATAGTACTTTGTGGCTAGGAATGATAATTCATTTTCTTCATAATTTTATTGTTTTAATGCTTGATTATTTTAATTTTTACTCTGTATAA